A stretch of DNA from Carassius auratus strain Wakin chromosome 44, ASM336829v1, whole genome shotgun sequence:
CTGTGAGCTTTCCATGAAATCCAGAGCATTAGTGTATCTCTCACAACACAATACTGAATCAAACTGACTCCAGAATGAAAAAGTTTTGCAATCAtgtttttttagtgaatcaaacacatacatacacctTACGTCTTAAATCAGTGTAGTGCTGATATGATAACCATAATACATATTATGGATAAACATTAAAGACAAACATTATGAGTTTGTTGGcagtattttataaaatgttagtGTTCCTTTGTTCATTTTCCTACCCTGAATGAAGTTCAGGTCTGTGAGGAGTTTGAGCTCTCTGGAAACATCAAGCTGGAAGTGACGGAACGAAGGATCAGCAGAAAGAGAAAACCGCTGCACAGATTCAATAGATTGGGCCAATCTACCAGAAAGAGAGGTcattttttctgatttattttctgCTTTCAGATTTTCATCAGTATTATCAGCAGATATTAAGGTGTGTTTCGCGTCCCACCTGTTGTGTGTTATTCTGGCTGCGTGCACAAAGCTCGATGGGTCATTTTCTTTGAGCAGCTCTTGAGTGAAAGCTATCAAGCCGGCATGTTCCAGCAAGCTGCGTTTTTCAGCCACCTGATTGGCCAAAGCCTCTGCCCTTCTCTGCCGTGAGCTTTCCAAAGCCTGGGCCAGCATTGTCTGCCGGTCGGTTAGAAACGCCATTATCTCCTTCATGCAGTGAGAGAGCTGCTCTTTGGCTGATACACTGTTCACCTGCATTCATGCACACAGACAACCGCTCAGCATATCAAACACCTGCTTTCCTTTTGTGACAAAGAGGGGAAAAAGAGGCCTTACCTCAGTTTGAGTGATTGCATTCTCCAGTTGTGTGATCTGAGTCATCACCATTTCCTGATTGGACAGGATAAAGTTCATCTCCTTGGTGATCTTGTCCTAGGGTTTAAAAACAACACACAGTGTAAaagattttttactttattgagaagattaataatagtaatgtagTTATTCATTATAGTTTGGCATAAATAGTAGAGTAGAAATGTCAGAAAAGTGAGTTTGATTCATGCATTGAAAATTGTTGTGATATGATGCATTCGTATgttcataacatttatttttagcatgCTATAGCCCATTTGTGATCAGATTTTGAAAAGCTTTCAAACATCATTGTGAATGAGAAGTGTAATTTTTGCTCATTGGATCATTTAGTGACCTCATATCCCTTGAATCATGGGAATACTGTCATCCTTAAGAAAATCCTGTCCTGTCAGAGTAAAAATGATTCACTACAGAAGGATCACCGATAATGGAGTGTGTGTTTACTGTGATTTCCTGGCTTTCAAGAGTTCATGAATCATGGATATAAGACATGCAATTAATAGACTTACACATCACCGCTAAACAAACTGAACACAAGCGTAATGTTTTTGAGGGATAAACTCATCTGATCACATGACATTTCCccattgtttgtttttcaattacATTAACTGCATCTGAACTGCCATTAGGTGGCACTGTTGTTGCATTTTAAAGTTctcctattatgccatttttaaggttcctaatttcattttgggagtctcctacaataggtttACCTGCATGCCAGTTCAAAATATGCTTTTGtattctcaaaatatgcatttaatatcacctaaTTTTCCAACGATTCATTCAAAGTTGTTCTAAGATTcagcctactctgctctgattggtcagatggcccagtctgttgtgattggtttaCCGTGTACAGCGCGTGTCATCACTGATACGCCCATTGCCATAATTCCATATTTTGAACCcttgatagaaaatataaacatctattatttatcataattacaggttgtgattcagtggagtCAAATGGGCCAAATAAACTGAGCCATTTTTCAAGAGCAAGTGTTCTGTGAAACTCCCCGAAATTAGAGAAGCACTCGTCAGTAAAATGACGGGAACACAAAAATAGATTGGTGTTGTACTACTGTGTTACAGTGGGAAATTTTTTTACTACTGATTCTTGGCACCCTCATCTTTCAgaagtggaaataaaacaaattaagtgTAGCATAAGACAGCAACTTCTCAACTACAGTGTTTGAGGGCAGGTCAAATTAATCACGGCCAGACAGCGTAGAAGATAGGCAGGCATTATATAAAATTCTGTTCTTTCTTTTGGGAGAcaataagatttatttattgtgcactttcagctttacaactttgcagatacTTTACATTCACATTCAGCTACATTAAACACTGTATGAAAGGCAATATTCGAAAAGGCATAATAGGAGCacttaaatgaactttttttgttcattggcttctaaaaatgtattaaatcaatttCTTTAAAAGAGAAAACCATGGCAACATAAAATGACAGTCATTTATGCTAGGTACATCATTAAAATAGAGGTGAATTGAATTGATACCTTAAGAGTCTGGTAGGCTTGGGTGACAGGTGCAATCTTGTGACCCGTATGGATCCTCCGCAACTTACAGAGTGAACAAAGAAGCATCTGACATGACTTACAGTAAAACTGCAGCCTCTCCTGATCATGTTCTGGGCATGTCAACACCTAGAGAGACGGAAAGAAACTTTACGATACTCTGTTGATAAATGGAGTCGCATCTGCATATTCATTTTGTGAATATTCAATTTCGTTCAGAAATACAGCATATTATGGAAGGAAAATGGATTATGAATTCAGTTTATGTTAAATAATTCATCAGACCCTGGACCTTAAGGTGTGAGAGGTAATCAGGTAGTAATCCTAGGTGCTCCAGGAGAAGCGGCTTACCTTTGGCCTGAAGTTGAGGGTGGGCTGAACATGTTCGTGCTGGGCGCGTGGAGTGCCCCAGGGGTGGTAGAGTTTAAAGCACTCATTACAGAAGCTGGCTCTGCAGTCAGTACAGCCTTTGGTGGCCTCCAGGGCCTGTGGGGGTTTACAGAACTGACACATCACAGCCACACTGCCCAAACTCACTGTGTGCCTGTACCTACAGAAAGCAAGAGAGAAAGTGCAAGATCCTTCAGTaaagcatttgtttatttgtctgtATGTGGTTTTATTCATATAGATTTAGTAACATGCTTGGTAAATTCTGTATTCAAGATTTTAAGATTATTAAGtcactaattaaacaaataaataagtataaatccccaaaaatatataatatattgtatatttaatattctacTTAATATTACCAGATCACTTATCAATTAAGTAAATAAGTATAAATGCtcagattatattatatttcattacaaaaatataatatcatgAATTTAAGTTTCAAATAACTAAAgtataaatacttaaaatatattatttcattttaaatatataattttaatgtatttgaatgtgtgtatttattaccTTTCTACAATTCTCTCCAGTGTAAGATTCCTCATGCACTCAGCCAATCCTCTCTCACCTAGTTCCACATCTCGTCCGCAGGGGACGCAAGGAAAAAGCATGACAAGTGGAGGGCCTTCCTTTCGCCTGCGGCCTGGGTATGTCCCAGAACCTAAACATACGCACCCAGTGAgatatactaaatatattaacCTGTTTACATGACATTGAAGATGGTGCATGCTCTTTCTTGTCTGTACACACCTGAGCGCAGCAGGCGGTCCACTCGGTCAGACTTGGGCATGGGTCTGCGCATCTGCCGTGGGGACCGTGTGTTGGGGGTAGAAGCCGGCGAGTTGGGCTCCGGGGGGAGCTCGGGCTGGGGATACCCGCTCTGAACCAGCACCTCGGAGGCACACATGAGACACACGCTGTGCAGGCAGGGAAGTACAATGGGCTGCTTCACAATGTCCTTGCACACAGGACACAGCAATTCCTGCTCCATACTCCTCATATTGGACTGGAAAAAATGAATGGAGGGTGAAAAGAAAGAGGATGAGTGAGAAAAAGGTAACAGAGGAAGAAAGATCTTACAAATATTGACTACAGTAAAACACCATTATAAAAACACAGCATAGGCTACAGTTATATTATGAGAGTTAAAATTATTGTCAATTCTAgctgatttaatgcatccttgcaaaaaaaaaaaaaatgttttaattactttcataaaaaataaataaaagatcttactgaccccacacttttgTATGTCTATAAAAATGCTTCATTGTAATGGTGCAATCAGACATCTAATcagactttttttaaatgtttcctgAATACACAAATAATTTGTgcagaacaaaacaaatttaaaaaatcacaacATAAATTATCCACATGTTCCCAGATCAACAACCATAACCCTGAATGTACCTCTAAGATGCTATTCCAGGCCCTGGTCCTAAACTCAAGGCAACCTCTAATATAAAATCAATATGTTTGATAAGGGCGGACTTGGGTTAATCACATAAACCCTTATaagaacttttttattattataatttacacaTTTTGCTACATGCTTGCAGCAAATAAGCTATGCATTGTATCAGTATGGCATTCCCTGGGAGCAAACCCATGGTTTTAGTGTTACTAGCGTCCAGTTGAACTACAAACTGAACATTTTAGAGAATGCCACCGCCAAATAATCCCTAAATTTAGCTCCTTATGTCATATTTGGAACAGAACATTTGGACTCTGTGAAGAATTATGATGTCGCTGTTGCACACCGATTTAAAGAAAGAGGAAAGAGGTGGATAAATGCGTAAAGAGACTAGATTTATATGCTGCCTGGTCTCTGAGAAAGACATGCACACCTTTATAAATAGCTGTTTCTGGTGTACTGCTACAGGCCTGCACTGCTCTTTAAAAATGGATAGTGAACTGATGTTCATGATTTAAGCAGACAGCTGGGTGACACTGGAAGCTCTGGAAAGCCCACAGTGACCTTGTCCATCAAACTAGCACCATAGAGACATATTTGTGGTGACTGTTTGAAGACTGACTGAGccgttttttaaaggtttttttttttttaaatgcataaacagtTTTCATCTCcacaaaaacatacagtatgcacaaataaatcataaaaaaatgagtTTGGTAACTTTGACTTAATTATAGAAATTCTGTAATAAATTGAATCTGAAAACCATTTCCCATGCAAATAAAATAGGCTTGTTATTATTGGTTAACCACTGGCCTGTCGCATTCAATGGAAATATCATTGTAAAATCTAACCAATATCTTTTCGTTAcgcaagaattttcattttaaatcttaCTTTAAAAATCAAAACGCATGCTTTAGGAAGGCCTATAGCAGCTTATTTATTAGCACTCTTGGGCTTCTGTATCGTCGCGCGGTCATTCAAAGCAATGTCAACCCGCACCATACGTCACCCCATCCCGCAGAACCAACGTTTAACCtgattttacttcaaaataaacgCGACTGAGGTTTGACCTACAGACATGAGCGTATAACCGGTTAGCACGGCTCGTGCTGTATTCGGCAGCGCCCTTACCTTCACCTGAAATCTGGGCGCCATTACAGGAAGCTGACTGCTGTCTTATGACAGCACTGCTGTCGCATACCACTGCGACTTACcgagatacacacacacttttgattGCAATGAATGTAAAGACTGATTGCAGGTTCCAGGCagcttattaaattaaatcaataaaacagcGCATGCAGAAGAAGCTTCACACTGCCACATGCACGATGCGGATTAAATGCATTCTCTAATTTTCTAGCAAAACGTACCGTTTATGTTCCGTTTCGCCTTGGTAGATCTTTATATGTCAATGGGGAAATATTCCGTTGGCCTCCATAGCCTCTTTCAGGTTAAAATGTAGGTTAGTAGGATGTCGCTACATCCGCGCGCAGCTGGAGATGCTTTCAAACAGACGCTCTCGGTCTCGTGCCCGCATACCGTTTCCGTGGTAACCAGCTCGTCCGCTTCATCAGCAGCACGCTGCAGGTTCATGCACATCTGTTGAACCAACGAGTGTCCAGTGTTTCGGTCAGTTTTATGATGTAggttcatttttaaatatgaattaatttgaatACGTAGGTCTATGCGCGTAGCCTATAATAATGGATAATGATATTTACTTCTAACTGGCCTAGTTTATCAATCCTTGTCTAAAAGGACACAAAACATGCCTTGTGCATTAATAAAAGAACATGATTTTTACAACGCcttaatatttaatagtttataaTGATTTTTAGGTTGCATTTAATAGATTACACTTTCATGAAAACGTTTGCAATTGCTTTGTAAAAGGTGTCATTATACCTGTTTCGGCTGAGTTTTAATTGCACTTAAAGCTTTTGACCAGCAGATGCCGCGAATATGCGCTGTCTCGAGCGCTTCGAAGTAGTGAATCATTTTGCAAAGCAATTGGTTCAATTGATTCAGAGTTTCGAAAAGCTTCGTTTCTCCATCACTCTCGGGAGATGACCAGACAGGGATTAAGAAAcacaaaaatctattaaaaaaattgtttgatttAATTGCATAATCTTTAAATGATTCATCAGCATTATGTACGAAACTGTCatacagaacagcatttatttgaaatagaaatcttttgtaacatgaatgtctttacttttattttaatgcgtccttgatgaataaaggttcaaaataaatcttaattataACAAAATGTTGGACTGTAGTGTTTCAcagttttcctaaaaaaaaaaatttttaaaacagttttcaacattgataatcacaAGAAATGTTTCGTGAACACCAGATCAacatattgatttctgaaggatcacgtgacactgaagaatggcgtaatgatgctgaaaattcagctttaccaccacatgaataaattccatttaaaatgtattttaatttaaatgaagccTTGCtgaatataagagacttctttcaaaatcatttttttttaaaaatcgtaattatttcaaacttttgacagcttgtgtgtatatattgtacAATTTCTGGTGTTTCATATACTAACATTACTGTTCCCTATTGAGGAATGCAATCTATATAGTACACACAAAGTCCGTTTAACTTGTAGACTTTAGGTATGCTGTGCTCTAATCAACGTATTGCTCAACTTCCCCTGATAAGACCTTCTCCTGCCCATGGGCTCGGTCATATAAACTCTTGAGAGAGATGACCAGCATTTCTCAAAATCTTCACTCAGACGCACAAACGGTAAGCTCTTCATTCTGCCATTTCATAGAAATGCATGGTCAAGatcaatgtaaatattagattGATATCAGCTTTCTAAGGTGGCCAGACCCAGACAGTGAGCAGCGATGCCATCCGAGCTAGAGACCGCCATGGAGTCCCTCATCATGGTATTCCACCGCTACGCTGGAAAAGAGGGCAAGAGTGGCTCCCTGACCCGCCGTGAACTCCGAACCCTGATGGAGAACGAGCTCTCTGGGTTTCTCAAGGTGAAAAACTGTCATTCTCTCATAAATACTATCATTCTGTCAAGAGTCAAAAGTCAAGAGGATGGCAGATCTACATGAAAGATAATTAAAGTGGCAGTGaagatgcaataaataaacttaagagtAGAAGACATTCTGTATTCTGCTCTCCTCTCTTTCATTTTCCAAGAAAAGGAAATCCAGACCAGATATAAGTTTTTCTCTCGtttatcaaaaacattttactcTCTTTCCCCACAGTCTCAAAAGGATCCGACTACTATCGACAGAATTATGAAGGACTTGGATGCCAATGGAGATGGGGAGGTGAACTTTGAGGAGTTTGTGTCTTTGGTTGTGGGTTTGTCCATCGCCTGTGAAGCGTGCTACAGGATGCAGTTAAAGAAGACACAAAGCTGGAAATGAAGAGGAAAATGATCCGTGCATACAAACTGTAAAATGTATCATGTTGGTCTattaaaatgtcagatttttttttttacttatcctTTGAGTATGTTCATGTGGAGATCAGTATCGAATGAAAACCATAAAAACTACTTTTGGTTAAAGTACAGTGGGTGTGTATGACAGGTCTTTGGCCTACAGACAGTTTTCTTTTAGCTTCAACCCCATCTGTGTTAAAAGCAAactatgttaatatttataataaagctTTAATATTAAAAAGTCTTCATGTGcagaaatttatatttaaaatacatgtctATTCAGGTATGACAAGTATGAGTTTttttgtactctctctctctctttacgtCTAGGGTGTGTCCCATCCATGTTGGTAATGGTTACAACTTACAATGCAAACCCAAAACTGCTCGGCAAGAAAGGGAGTTAGAACTCAATAAGCCTTAGACGGCaccatatttcattttttaacagGAATGATAACAAAGACGTAAGGGACTGAAAGCACAATGCATGTAATGGACCGTactattgtttaaaaacatacaaaatgttcagTTAATGAAATGTCTTCCTCAAAGAaactttttggtaaaaaaaaaactaaaaaaactaaaacaccaTAAAAAGTTGTGAGTTGTGCAAATTACAACATGTCACACAATGAAAAAGATGGTgctacatgcatgcatatattataCATTAATCATATGTATATCCAGTcaatttttctgtaaaataatatatatatatatatatatatatatatatatatatatatatacactatttaCAGTACATGTTATCCTTTTTCACAGCTAGTAAGGCTCTAGAAACTATTTCTTGCTTATG
This window harbors:
- the LOC113062224 gene encoding tripartite motif-containing protein 46 isoform X1, giving the protein MAPRFQVKSNMRSMEQELLCPVCKDIVKQPIVLPCLHSVCLMCASEVLVQSGYPQPELPPEPNSPASTPNTRSPRQMRRPMPKSDRVDRLLRSGSGTYPGRRRKEGPPLVMLFPCVPCGRDVELGERGLAECMRNLTLERIVERYRHTVSLGSVAVMCQFCKPPQALEATKGCTDCRASFCNECFKLYHPWGTPRAQHEHVQPTLNFRPKVLTCPEHDQERLQFYCKSCQMLLCSLCKLRRIHTGHKIAPVTQAYQTLKDKITKEMNFILSNQEMVMTQITQLENAITQTEVNSVSAKEQLSHCMKEIMAFLTDRQTMLAQALESSRQRRAEALANQVAEKRSLLEHAGLIAFTQELLKENDPSSFVHAARITHNRLAQSIESVQRFSLSADPSFRHFQLDVSRELKLLTDLNFIQAPLAPVIDTQRTLAYDQLFLCWRLPQESNPAWHYSVEFRWRGVVPGGGARGGIRGGLAAARWGWQRLEEVTGTCAVIDRLEMDSVYVLRVRGCNKAGFGEYSEEVYLHTPPAPVLNFYLDSRWGLHADRLVLSKEQRCARSVPGLSLLQAADRALTSCHLTADLVVGDVAITQGRHYWACSVEPGSYLVKVGVGLESKLQEWFHLPQDMASPRYDPDSGHDSGAEDSSDSPPPFSFLTMGMGKIYLPSSANSHHANAKHRESGFTNGNGPSSPAGVTYPLPPRLGVCLDFEKGRVTFYDAHSLRPLWEGPVDCSAPVCPAFCFIGGGALQLQELVANRNANQTPVRRVTIQSRVTKLN
- the LOC113062224 gene encoding tripartite motif-containing protein 46 isoform X2; amino-acid sequence: MRSMEQELLCPVCKDIVKQPIVLPCLHSVCLMCASEVLVQSGYPQPELPPEPNSPASTPNTRSPRQMRRPMPKSDRVDRLLRSGSGTYPGRRRKEGPPLVMLFPCVPCGRDVELGERGLAECMRNLTLERIVERYRHTVSLGSVAVMCQFCKPPQALEATKGCTDCRASFCNECFKLYHPWGTPRAQHEHVQPTLNFRPKVLTCPEHDQERLQFYCKSCQMLLCSLCKLRRIHTGHKIAPVTQAYQTLKDKITKEMNFILSNQEMVMTQITQLENAITQTEVNSVSAKEQLSHCMKEIMAFLTDRQTMLAQALESSRQRRAEALANQVAEKRSLLEHAGLIAFTQELLKENDPSSFVHAARITHNRLAQSIESVQRFSLSADPSFRHFQLDVSRELKLLTDLNFIQAPLAPVIDTQRTLAYDQLFLCWRLPQESNPAWHYSVEFRWRGVVPGGGARGGIRGGLAAARWGWQRLEEVTGTCAVIDRLEMDSVYVLRVRGCNKAGFGEYSEEVYLHTPPAPVLNFYLDSRWGLHADRLVLSKEQRCARSVPGLSLLQAADRALTSCHLTADLVVGDVAITQGRHYWACSVEPGSYLVKVGVGLESKLQEWFHLPQDMASPRYDPDSGHDSGAEDSSDSPPPFSFLTMGMGKIYLPSSANSHHANAKHRESGFTNGNGPSSPAGVTYPLPPRLGVCLDFEKGRVTFYDAHSLRPLWEGPVDCSAPVCPAFCFIGGGALQLQELVANRNANQTPVRRVTIQSRVTKLN
- the LOC113062225 gene encoding protein S100-A1-like translates to MPSELETAMESLIMVFHRYAGKEGKSGSLTRRELRTLMENELSGFLKSQKDPTTIDRIMKDLDANGDGEVNFEEFVSLVVGLSIACEACYRMQLKKTQSWK